The Desulfovibrio aminophilus sequence CCCGCGATGAGCGGCCCGAAGGGCAGCAGCCCGCGCACGCAGGCCAGCCGGTAGTCGCGGGTGGAGAGCCAGGTGAGGTAGGTCTCGAAGGCGAGCATGCGCGTGGGCGAGCCCAGGCCCAGGAACAGGGGCCAGAGCTCCGGGAAGCGGTCGCGCAGGAAGCGCGCGGCCGAGGGCTCGTCGCTGACCCCGAAGGCGCGGGCCACTTCCCCGGCCCGGACCGCCAGCTCCGGCGGCGGGGCCGACGCGGCCAGCCGCCCGGCCACCTTGGCCAGCATGGAATTGCCCACGAAGGATACTTCCGCGTTCCAGGCGTCGCGGCCCGGGGCTCCGGGCCGGAAGCGCTCCGGGTCCGTGCCCAGGGGCAGCCAGGAGACGTGCGGGAAGCCGAGGCCGCGCAGGGCCTCCACGTTGTCCGCGTCCCAGGTGAACAGGGCCGTGCGTTCCTGGTGGCGGCGGGGATAGACCGGCAGGATGAGGAAGGGATTGTCCACGAACCAGGAGGCCAGGGGCAGGCCCGTGGGCTCCAGGAGGTCCAGGAGCACGCCCTCGCGATCCACGCCCAGGTGGTTCACGGTGAGCAGGAAGTCCGGCCGGAATCCCGCCAGGGCCTCGCGCACGCGGGCCACGAAGAGGTCCAGGTCCATTTCCTTGCCGCCCAGGTCGAGGAGCCGGTGCGGCACGTCCAGGCGGGTCAGGGCCGCCTCCACCTCGCCCATGAGGAAATAGAGGCTGGTGAGGAGCAGGACGCGCGGCTTGGGGGTGATCTCCTGGGAGCGGGCCATGAGCGGCATGTATCGTTCCGGGCCGGGATTGTCCACGCGCGGGCCGCCCCGGAGCGCCGATTTGTCGCGAAAAACGCCGGGAGCCCTTGACACGATACTTTTTTAAAAACTATACACGTCCTGTAATACGATTTTGTTTTTCGTAACATATCGGGAGGTGTTTTTCGAACCAGGAGGATTCGGCAACCACGTGAATGCTCAGTAAGGAGGAGCGATCATGCTGGAAATGGAAAAGGTCTTGATGAAGGGGACGGCCCCGAAGAACGCCGACCCCAACGCGTTTTCGATGGTCCAGGTGGACGCGGCCAAATGCCAGGCCTGCGGCACCTGTGACGAGGTCTGCCCCACCGGCGCCATCCAGGCCTCCGGCCCGGAAGACAAGCGCAAGGTCCTGGACCCGGCCGTGTGC is a genomic window containing:
- a CDS encoding glycosyltransferase; the protein is MDNPGPERYMPLMARSQEITPKPRVLLLTSLYFLMGEVEAALTRLDVPHRLLDLGGKEMDLDLFVARVREALAGFRPDFLLTVNHLGVDREGVLLDLLEPTGLPLASWFVDNPFLILPVYPRRHQERTALFTWDADNVEALRGLGFPHVSWLPLGTDPERFRPGAPGRDAWNAEVSFVGNSMLAKVAGRLAASAPPPELAVRAGEVARAFGVSDEPSAARFLRDRFPELWPLFLGLGSPTRMLAFETYLTWLSTRDYRLACVRGLLPFGPLIAGDHGWLELLPPEGWRRHPELAYYDELPGFYPRAQVNFNCTSLQMKGAVNQRVFDVPASGAFLLTDRRRQMERLFEPGREMAVYDTPDDVPGQVRRWLADPAGRARLAEAGRRRVLAEHTYDHRLAALLRTMSRTFGTRP